In the Methanosphaera stadtmanae DSM 3091 genome, ATTTCTTTTCAATATTATGTCGAGAGTTACTTCGAACTATTTTAATGCCCCCTCAACAGTTTTATAAGAACCTAATAATTTAAACATCTTAACTTTCTTTTTAATTATAGTTAATGTTTTACTTATATTAGAATCTAAACGATGACCTTCCATATCAATAAAAAATAAATATTTTCCCATACCTTGTTTTGAAGGCCTAGATTCAATTTTTGTAAGATTTATATTTTCCTTAACAAATTCATATAAAATCTCACATAATCCTCCAGGCTTATCTCCATTTAATGAAATTATAATCGATGTTTTATCATGTCCTGTTGACTCTTTTTGGTCATGATTTGCCAATATTACAAAACGTGTAACATTATTTGGATAATCTTGAATATTTTCATCTAATATTTCAAGATCATATTTCTTAGATAAAATTTCATTTCCAATTACTGCAGCAGTAGCTATTTCAGTAACATATCTTGCAGCATTTGCTGTACTTGACATTGTATGAACTTGTTTACCAAGCTTATTAATATAATGTCTACACTGTGCTATTGGTTGTTGATGAGAACATATGACAGATATATCCTTAAGAGTTTTACCCTTTTGTACTAGAAGATCATGATTAATAGGTAATTCTAACTCTCCTTTAATCTTTATATTAAAATATACTAGTGCATCTAATGTTACAAGTACTGAACCCTCAGTTGAATTTTCAATAGGTACTATTGCTTCATCAATTTCATTTTTTTCTAAAGATTCGAATATATTAAGTATATTTGGATACGGAATAATCTCCATATTATCCTCAACAATAGATAATGCTGCTTGTTGTGAAAATGTTCCTTCAGGACCAAGATATCCAACTTGTTTATTTTTATTCATTAATTATTATTTATGTAAAGGTTAATTAATTAAGTAATGCTTTTTACATAGTACTTGAGTGTCATTTTAAAAAGAGTAAATAATAATTTAGATATAATTTCTAAAAAAAATAAGAAGTATTAAAAGAAAAAGAAGAGAAAAAATTAGTAATTTCCTCTTTTTCTACTGTGATCATAGACATAACGTAAAATATCAGATTTTGAAACAATACCTTGAACTTTATTTTTATCATCAGATACAGGCATTCCACTAAATTCTTTTGAAACCATTATATTTGCCACTTGAGCTATTGTTGCATCTTTTGTAGTTGTTTCAATTGTTTGAGACATTACTTCCTGAACAAATAAGTTTCTTATTTGTGTATGCTGATATTTTTCAGGTACTCTTTCTTTAAATTCAACAATTGTTTTAGCCATATCCTTAGCTGTAATTATACCCATTATTAATCCAGAGTTAACTACAACAAGTCTTGCCACATCATTGTCAATCATTAATCTTCTTGCATGTACTAATCTGTCATCAGGACTTACTGTGATAACACGATTTGTCATGATATCTTTTATAGGAGTTTCATCATATGGTTTTGTATCCACATTCCTTAAAAAGTCTGTTTTTGTCACCATACCTACTATATCATTGTCATCAATAATAGGTATTCCACCAATATGATTATCAACCATTAATTTGAGTATTTTAACTTTTGAATCAGAAGGTGCCCCAGTTATAACATCACCAGTCATGATTGTAGAAATTCTCATATGAGATAGAGGAACTTCTTCATATTTTGCTGAAGCTATTTTTGTAGCAATATCTTTTTCAGTTACAATTCCTACTAATTCATTTGTTTTTGAAGATATGGCAGGTAATCTTGAAATTTTATGTTTTCTCATTAGTTTTAAAGCGTCTGAAACTGTTTGATCTTTACGAACTGTTACTATGTCTTTAGCCATTACTTTATCAATTGTCATAAGTAATCAACTCCTAAGTTTTTTTAAATTATGTTAATAACTATTTATTATTTAAATATAAATAGCTTGTTCTTATATACAATAAAAAAAAGAAAAAAAATTAATTCTTTTTTTATTAACCTATTGCACAACTGCTTTTATTAGATCACGAATTGTTACTATTCCTATTATTTTTCCAGAATCTTCATCTACTACAGGTAACCCACGAATATTTGATTCAAACATTAAATCTGCAACATAACCTAATTTATCATATTTAGATACTGTAATTACATCCTTAATCATTAATTGATCAGCTGTTACTTTAACAACATCTTCTCCTTCATTAGAGAATAATTTTGCAAATAATTTATGGTCACCTATGTATTTAAGTATGTCTGATGCTGTAACAAATCCTAATAATTTTTCTTCTTTTGATTGAGACTCCTGATCTTCCCCTACTATTGGAACTCTCCTTAATGAGTTTCTTACCATTATTTTTGCAATACCTTCTATTGGAGTTCCAGGTGTTGTTGTTATAACATTAGTTGCCATGATATCCTGTACTTCTAAATCAGCACATAGTTTACCTAATTTTTTAACAATATCTCCTTCTGTTACTATTCCAACTATTTTTTCATCATTATTTATTATTGGAAGTCCACCAATTCCTTCTTCAAGCATTAGTGTTGTTGTATCAACAATAGTATCAGTGTTTGTCATTGTTTTTACACCTACTGTCATGATTTCTTTAATAGGTGCATTTATTGCAGATAAGAAGTTACCTTTATGTTTATCTGTAATAATGTTGTATTTTTTTCCTCCACCAAAGAAGTCAAGAATATCCATTGTTGTTACTATACCTAATAACTTTCCAGAACCAGGGTCTGTAATTGGTATTCTTCTAAAGTCATTTTTACTCATTAGATTTGCTATTTCAATTATGGATGAACTTTGTGGTGCTGTTACAACATCTTTAGCTGCTATGTCCATTATGTCTCCATCTGTTTCTGCTTTTTTAGTTTGTAAATCTAAGTTATCATAACTTTCTATTTTGTTTATAAGTTTATTTTTCATATAAATACCTCACTGTATTGTTTAATTTGTTATCTTATTAATTAATCCATTTCTTCTTCTGATTCATTATCTATACAATCAGGGCATAGATATCCCCCATCAATGTCCCGTAATCGATCATAAACACCACATTTTTCACAAACACCCTCACTTAGATGTTCATCATAATCATTAGAGTATACATCATCAGAATAAAGTCCATTCAGATTTTTTTCTTCAATAAACAGCTCTATTAATTCAGGAGATACTCTCACAATGTCTGTTAGTGTTAATATACCCTTTAAAACATCACCTTCTATTACTAAAAGAACTTTACAATTATTTTTTATCATTGCAGAGGATGCTTCAATTAGAGAAGTATCTAATCCTACACTAACATATTTCTCCATAACCATGTCTGCAGTAATATCTTGTGGTGAAATATTTTTAGATACAACTTTTGAAATAATACCATTACTTGTAACTATTCCCTCTACCACTTGATCTTCTATAACCACGGAACTAATATCATGTTTAGTCATAATAGTTGCTATATCAGATATTGATGAACTGCTGGTTGCTGTTATAACATTGTAGGTCATAGCATCTTTAATACCTATGTTATGTTTTGTTTTTAATTCCATGTTAATCACTCCAGATTTTTTATTAAAAAGTTAATAACATAATTAATAGTATAACCTTACTTATATTATAATATTTATTTAATTTTCATATTTTCATACATAAAAATTAGAAAAATAAAATTTATTTATAAATATTTCATTAAAAATAGAAAGTTAAAAAAAAATATAGTTATAGTAATAATAAATACTATGAGAAATAAAAATAAAATTGAAAATTAATGTTTTATTTTAAATATTATGAAGAACTTTTTTTACTATTAATATCAACTTAATTTATAATTAATATAAAAAAATTAATAAAATATAGAATAATTTCTTATTCTACATTCAAATATTTATGTATTTGAGGTATTATTGATACAGAATGATTTTTTCCAATAATTTCAGATATTTTAAAGAGATTATCCTTTTTATCCCATAATTCCATAGGACTTACTGGTTGAATTATTATTTCTACTTCTTTTGATATGTCATTAATATCTTTCATTATTTTATTTATAACATTTATTGGTGTTGTTGGAGAAACAACTATTTTAATATAATATTTCTGATTATTTAGTTGCATTACTTCTATTGATTTTAATTCATTTTCATAAACTTCTATCCATTCATCCTTAGAATTAAAATGTTCTGGTAACTTAATATCCATTGATACAATATCAATTACATCATTTAAGTTATCCAATTCAATTGGTTTTGTTGCATTTGTTTCAAGCATTGCTTTGTAGGGATATTTTTTTAGAAAATCATGTATATAATCTGAGTGAAGTAATGGTTCTCCACCAGTTATTTCCAATGAATCAAAGTCAGGAGTCATTAGTTTTTGAATTTCTTCATTTAATTGATCATATGAATATTCCTTACCCAACTGATTTGTTTTACTATTTTCTGTGTCACAGTATTTACAATTAATATTACATCCTGCAAATCTAATAAATATTTGACGTTTACCAATTAAGAGACCTTCTCCTTGTATACTTGAAAATATTTCTATTATTTTATGAGTAATTGAGGAATCCTCCTTAATTTAATGGTTTATGATAAGATGCTCCTTGACCTATTCCTTCATTTACTTGTACTTCAATATAGTCTAGAGTTGTTGTATCGATATTTTCAACTATTAAATCTGTGATATACACAGATAATGATTCTGCTGTTGTTGAAACTATTGGAAGTAGCACTACATCACATTTAGGTAATTTATATTCAAGTTTATCCAATACTTTAAATTCAACAGTTTCATCATCCTCATAAGTTATTTCTAAATCTGGACTTTCCACAGGTATTAATACTCTATGATCTAGTGTTTTACAGATTTTTCTTGTAATGGATTTAAGTACTTTGAAGTCTATTACAAATCCAAATTTTCCTGAACGTTCACCTTCTACTTCCACATCAACAATATAACTATGTCCATGAATTTTTCCACAGGATTCATGTCCTATAACCATATGTGCTGCTGAAAATCTTAAATTTGTATGTATTCCATCTAAATTTACTTTCATATTTTTTTGCCTCTTAGAATACTTTTGTTTTTGTTATATCTTTATCTATTGTTTCAATCATTTCTATATATGTATTTGCAATATCATCTTGTAATTGATGTATTTTATTAACATCCATATTATCCTCTAGAGCAGATGTTTCTACATCATCTGGTGTTCCTTCTGTTGTAATATTTAGTGCAAAGTGCATTTTCATTGAACTAATAGATGCTGTTGCTATGGATACTGATAATTTTTTATTGTTAATAAATATATCATCACCATCTTGTGTTGTTTTAATACCATAATCCAGTAGTTTATCTCTTGTTATCATAACCAGTATTCTTTGTCTATGATATGCTAATTTTAGATTTCCTGGTTGTTCATCAAAATGTTCCACTATGAAATTTAACATCAAATTTCCTTTTATATCAAGTCCCACATCTTCATAATCTATTAAATTATCACCTAGTATGTTCATAGGTCCTACCCATGAAACTATGGTTGAATCTTTTACTTTAAATTCTTGAAATGCCCATGAAGGATTTATTTGACTTCCATCATATTCATTACCATCTATCCATTTTAAGTACTGCATTTTATCATCTCATATAATATTTATTTATTCCAATTATCATAAAACTATGTTCAGTTTATCAAAACTATTATATATT is a window encoding:
- a CDS encoding CBS domain-containing protein, which encodes MTIDKVMAKDIVTVRKDQTVSDALKLMRKHKISRLPAISSKTNELVGIVTEKDIATKIASAKYEEVPLSHMRISTIMTGDVITGAPSDSKVKILKLMVDNHIGGIPIIDDNDIVGMVTKTDFLRNVDTKPYDETPIKDIMTNRVITVSPDDRLVHARRLMIDNDVARLVVVNSGLIMGIITAKDMAKTIVEFKERVPEKYQHTQIRNLFVQEVMSQTIETTTKDATIAQVANIMVSKEFSGMPVSDDKNKVQGIVSKSDILRYVYDHSRKRGNY
- a CDS encoding DUF366 family protein, which translates into the protein MQYLKWIDGNEYDGSQINPSWAFQEFKVKDSTIVSWVGPMNILGDNLIDYEDVGLDIKGNLMLNFIVEHFDEQPGNLKLAYHRQRILVMITRDKLLDYGIKTTQDGDDIFINNKKLSVSIATASISSMKMHFALNITTEGTPDDVETSALEDNMDVNKIHQLQDDIANTYIEMIETIDKDITKTKVF
- a CDS encoding 6-carboxytetrahydropterin synthase QueD — its product is MKVNLDGIHTNLRFSAAHMVIGHESCGKIHGHSYIVDVEVEGERSGKFGFVIDFKVLKSITRKICKTLDHRVLIPVESPDLEITYEDDETVEFKVLDKLEYKLPKCDVVLLPIVSTTAESLSVYITDLIVENIDTTTLDYIEVQVNEGIGQGASYHKPLN
- a CDS encoding CBS domain-containing protein; the encoded protein is MKNKLINKIESYDNLDLQTKKAETDGDIMDIAAKDVVTAPQSSSIIEIANLMSKNDFRRIPITDPGSGKLLGIVTTMDILDFFGGGKKYNIITDKHKGNFLSAINAPIKEIMTVGVKTMTNTDTIVDTTTLMLEEGIGGLPIINNDEKIVGIVTEGDIVKKLGKLCADLEVQDIMATNVITTTPGTPIEGIAKIMVRNSLRRVPIVGEDQESQSKEEKLLGFVTASDILKYIGDHKLFAKLFSNEGEDVVKVTADQLMIKDVITVSKYDKLGYVADLMFESNIRGLPVVDEDSGKIIGIVTIRDLIKAVVQ
- a CDS encoding 7-carboxy-7-deazaguanine synthase QueE — translated: MKEDSSITHKIIEIFSSIQGEGLLIGKRQIFIRFAGCNINCKYCDTENSKTNQLGKEYSYDQLNEEIQKLMTPDFDSLEITGGEPLLHSDYIHDFLKKYPYKAMLETNATKPIELDNLNDVIDIVSMDIKLPEHFNSKDEWIEVYENELKSIEVMQLNNQKYYIKIVVSPTTPINVINKIMKDINDISKEVEIIIQPVSPMELWDKKDNLFKISEIIGKNHSVSIIPQIHKYLNVE
- the pheA gene encoding prephenate dehydratase, whose protein sequence is MNKNKQVGYLGPEGTFSQQAALSIVEDNMEIIPYPNILNIFESLEKNEIDEAIVPIENSTEGSVLVTLDALVYFNIKIKGELELPINHDLLVQKGKTLKDISVICSHQQPIAQCRHYINKLGKQVHTMSSTANAARYVTEIATAAVIGNEILSKKYDLEILDENIQDYPNNVTRFVILANHDQKESTGHDKTSIIISLNGDKPGGLCEILYEFVKENINLTKIESRPSKQGMGKYLFFIDMEGHRLDSNISKTLTIIKKKVKMFKLLGSYKTVEGALK
- a CDS encoding CBS domain-containing protein; translated protein: MELKTKHNIGIKDAMTYNVITATSSSSISDIATIMTKHDISSVVIEDQVVEGIVTSNGIISKVVSKNISPQDITADMVMEKYVSVGLDTSLIEASSAMIKNNCKVLLVIEGDVLKGILTLTDIVRVSPELIELFIEEKNLNGLYSDDVYSNDYDEHLSEGVCEKCGVYDRLRDIDGGYLCPDCIDNESEEEMD